In Mesobacillus boroniphilus, a single window of DNA contains:
- a CDS encoding NCS2 family permease has protein sequence MKKYFEFEKLGTNYRREFIGGMTTFLAMAYILIVNPNILTLADVPDLPEALRMDTGAVFVATALAAAVGSIIMGLIGKYPIALAPGMGLNAFFAYTVVLSHGAPWQHALAAVFISSVFFLILTISGWREKLINAIPVELKHAVGAGIGLFITFIGLKNAGIIVDNPATLVGLGDLTNANTLLALFGLLVTVIMLTRGIHGAVFFGIIISVIVGMIFNLIETPEKVVGAVPSVAPTFGAVFTAFGDPSFYTATMMGIILTFLFVDFFDNAGTLVAVANQAGLMKDNKLPRAGRALFADSIASLVGSIFGTSTTTSYIESSAGVASGARSGFASLVTAGFFLLSLFFFPLLSVVTPAVTAPALIIVGVLMVSSLGKIEWGRFEIAVPSFLTMISMPLSSSIATGIAAGFIFYPITMLVKGKSKEVHPIMYLFFVIFVLYFVFLTE, from the coding sequence ATGAAGAAGTATTTTGAATTTGAGAAGCTCGGAACGAACTATCGCCGTGAATTCATTGGCGGGATGACCACATTCCTTGCCATGGCTTACATCCTTATTGTGAATCCAAATATACTTACACTAGCAGACGTACCGGACTTGCCGGAAGCATTGAGGATGGATACCGGTGCTGTCTTCGTAGCGACAGCACTTGCTGCAGCAGTTGGCTCCATCATCATGGGCCTGATTGGTAAGTACCCGATTGCCCTTGCTCCGGGAATGGGTTTGAACGCATTCTTCGCTTACACAGTTGTTCTAAGCCACGGCGCACCATGGCAACATGCACTTGCAGCAGTTTTCATTTCAAGTGTATTCTTCCTGATTTTGACGATTTCAGGCTGGCGGGAAAAATTGATCAATGCCATCCCAGTTGAACTCAAGCACGCAGTCGGCGCAGGTATTGGATTATTCATTACCTTCATCGGATTAAAAAATGCAGGTATCATCGTCGATAATCCGGCAACGCTTGTTGGACTCGGAGATCTGACAAACGCAAATACATTACTTGCGCTTTTTGGTTTATTGGTAACCGTCATCATGCTGACAAGAGGCATTCACGGTGCGGTATTCTTTGGAATTATCATTAGTGTCATTGTGGGAATGATCTTCAACCTTATCGAAACACCTGAAAAAGTAGTCGGAGCGGTTCCAAGCGTAGCGCCTACATTCGGTGCAGTATTCACTGCTTTCGGTGATCCATCATTCTACACAGCTACCATGATGGGAATCATATTAACATTCTTGTTCGTTGACTTCTTTGATAATGCAGGTACACTTGTTGCGGTTGCCAACCAGGCAGGCTTAATGAAAGATAACAAGCTTCCACGTGCAGGCCGCGCCTTGTTCGCTGATTCAATCGCATCACTTGTTGGTTCGATCTTCGGTACGTCAACAACAACTTCCTATATTGAATCATCTGCTGGTGTAGCATCAGGAGCCAGAAGTGGATTTGCTTCACTTGTAACAGCGGGATTCTTCCTGTTATCACTGTTCTTTTTCCCGCTGCTCTCAGTCGTCACTCCAGCTGTGACAGCGCCAGCCTTGATTATCGTAGGTGTCCTGATGGTTTCTTCTCTAGGTAAAATCGAATGGGGCCGATTTGAAATCGCAGTACCATCATTCCTGACCATGATCTCGATGCCATTGTCATCAAGCATTGCAACAGGAATCGCAGCAGGGTTCATCTTTTATCCAATCACTATGCTCGTAAAAGGGAAATCGAAAGAAGTTCATCCAATTATGTATCTGTTCTTCGTGATTTTCGTGCTTTACTTTGTGTTTTTAACAGAATAG